From the Solanum pennellii chromosome 4, SPENNV200 genome, one window contains:
- the LOC107016356 gene encoding protein STRICTOSIDINE SYNTHASE-LIKE 10-like: MKALKFLMFSAITLALVSLIIASDSDSDSNSENDVFEPISISGSQDVLSKAEMIPLKLDAFGAESVVFDPNGEGPYTGVADGRIIKWLQHNQTWVDFAVTSSQRDNCTRASAPEMEHVCGRPLGLRFDHQTGDLYIADAYLGLQVVGPNGGLATPLVQHFEDQSLLFTNDLDIDDHDHVIYFTDSSTIYQRRQFVNATASGDKTGRLMKYDKSTKQVTILLQGLSFANGVALSKDRTFVLVSETSACRITRYWLKGPNVGTHDTFAQLPGFPDNARMNSRGEFWVALHAKASPLARLITSNSWLGKALLRKFNFQQMHNLLVGGKPHATAIKLSEDGGILEVLEDVEGKRLRFISEVHEEENGKLWIGSILMSSLGVYQLL; the protein is encoded by the exons aTGAAGGCCTTAAagttccttatgtttagtgCGATAACACTCGCACTTGTCTCGTTAATTATTGCCTCCGACTCCGACTCTGACTCTAACTCTGAGAATGATGTGTTTGAACCAATTAGTATATCCGGATCCCAAGATGTCCTTTCAAAAGCAGAGATGATACCATTGAAATTAGATGCATTTGGAGCAGAAAGTGTTGTGTTTGATCCAAATGGTGAAGGGCCTTATACTGGAGTTGCTGATGGCCGTATTATTAAGTGGCTACAACATAATCAAACTTGGGTTGACTTTGCTGTCACCTCTTCACAAAg GGACAATTGTACCCGGGCTTCTGCACCAGAAATGGAGCATGTATGTGGAAGGCCATTGGGCTTACGATTTGATCACCAAACTGGGGACCTTTACATTGCTGATGCATACTTAGGCCTCCAAGTTGTTGGCCCAAATGGAGGATTGGCTACTCCATTAGTTCAACATTTTGAAGACCAGTCACTTCTCTTCACAAATGACTTGGatattgatgatcatgaccATGTAATTTACTTCACGGATTCAAGCACAATCTATCAACGCAG GCAATTTGTTAATGCTACTGCAAGTGGAGACAAGACAGGCAGACTGATGAAATATGATAAATCAACTAAACAAGTAACGATACTACTACAAGGCCTTTCTTTTGCAAATGGTGTAGCCTTAAGCAAAGACAGGACATTTGTCCTAGTATCCGAAACTTCAGCATGTAGAATAACAAGGTATTGGCTTAAAGGTCCCAATGTAGGAACACATGACACATTTGCTCAACTTCCCGGATTTCCAGACAACGCTAGAATGAATTCAAGAGGGGAATTTTGGGTCGCGTTGCATGCAAAAGCATCACCACTTGCTCGACTCATAACATCCAATTCGTGGCTAGGCAAGGCGTTGTTGAGGAAATTCAATTTCCAGCAAATGCACAACTTGTTGGTTGGAGGGAAGCCACATGCTACCGCGATTAAGTTGAGTGAGGACGGAGGAATTTTGGAGGTTTTAGAAGATGTTGAAGGGAAGAGGTTGAGGTTTATTAGTGAAGTTCATGAGGAGGAGAATGGAAAGTTGTGGATTGGTTCTATTTTGATGTCTTCTTTGGGAGTTTATCAATTGTTATAA